A portion of the Lolium rigidum isolate FL_2022 chromosome 1, APGP_CSIRO_Lrig_0.1, whole genome shotgun sequence genome contains these proteins:
- the LOC124674072 gene encoding probable long-chain-alcohol O-fatty-acyltransferase 5 gives MAAALMDSELGSLLKVSAAVWAAMSYVRVASAFIRPGAARLGALLPVVALFYAIPFAFSTTTFRGISAFFLCWLGTFKLLLLAAGRGPLDPFLSLPHFVFSASLPVKFQQPASSSKAKKQDPTSAHSRYGLGKVLISGTVIPFIVYAFQFKHAMNQWQLLLMYTVCICLSLELVLASVRTLIHGVLGMEMEPQVDRPYLASSLGDFWGRRWNLMVPAILRPSVYGPVRARFGVAAGVLVSFLVSGLMHEVIFYYMMWQPPSGDVTAFFVLHGACTAAEGWWARHAGWWRPPRVVAVPLTLAFVGGTGFWMFFPVMIRGGLDELVLHEWQGFVVLMEEAGRWLAGANGQTVSSLR, from the coding sequence ATGGCGGCGGCGCTCATGGACAGCGAGCTCGGGAGCCTCTTAAAGGTCTCGGCGGCGGTGTGGGCGGCTATGTCCTACGTCCGCGTGGCATCCGCGTTCATTCGCCCAGGCGCGGCTCGCCTCGGTGCGCTACTGCCCGTTGTTGCGCTCTTCTATGCGATCCCCTTCGCCTTCTCCACCACCACGTTCCGGGGCATCTCAGCCTTCTTCCTCTGCTGGCTCGGAACcttcaagctcctcctcctcgccgctggCCGCGGTCCCCTGGACCCATTCCTCTCActcccccacttcgtcttctccgcCTCCCTGCCCGTCAAGTTCCAGcagcccgcctcctcctccaaagCAAAGAAACAAGATCCCACTTCGGCCCATAGTCGATACGGCCTCGGCAAGGTGCTCATCTCCGGCACCGTTATCCCCTTCATCGTCTACGCGTTTCAGTTCAAACATGCGATGAACCAGTGGCAGCTCCTCCTCATGTACACCGTATGCATCTGCTTGTCCCTGGAGCTCGTCCTGGCCTCGGTCCGCACGCTCATCCACGGCGTGCTGGGGATGGAGATGGAGCCACAGGTGGACCGTCCGTACCTGGCGTCGTCGCTGGGAGATTTCTGGGGAAGGCGGTGGAACCTCATGGTACCTGCCATCCTCCGGCCGTCGGTGTACGGCCCGGTGCGCGCGCGCTTCGGTGTGGCGGCTGGCGTCCTGGTGTCGTTCCTCGTCTCCGGGCTCATGCACGAGGTGATCTTCTACTACATGATGTGGCAGCCACCCAGTGGCGATGTGACCGCGTTCTTCGTTCTGCATGGGGCGTGCACCGCGGCGGAGGGGTGGTGGGCGCGGCATGCCGGGTGGTGGCGCCCGCCGCGGGTGGTGGCGGTGCCGCTCACGCTGGCGTTCGTGGGTGGTACCggcttctggatgttcttcccagTCATGATTAGGGGCGGCCTGGACGAGCTTGTGCTGCACGAGTGGCAGGGCTTTGTGGTGCTCATGGAGGAGGCCGGACGTTGGCTCGCCGGCGCCAACGGTCAAACTGTTTCGAGCCTCCGCTGA